Proteins from one Methanobacteriaceae archaeon genomic window:
- a CDS encoding F420-nonreducing hydrogenase, translated as MADKVKLGNVWLSVCSGCELSIADIHEAIVDVLGLADFEFMPVLMDVKYDEWTDVDVAIVTGGIRNEENRELALKVREKAKVVIGYGTCAAYGGVFGLGNLHTVDDLTQEAYINSESTHNDAGIIPSEGVPHLESRVRPLTDVIDVDLLLPGCPPRSDLVAQIVMALLKGEELPEIPKTNLCEVCPREKPPEGMAMDKIIRQFELGEPDPEMCLVPQGLVCMGPATTSICGAECPSIGIKCQGCYGPTFNVVDQGAKMISAIGSDFGVERDKTVDPEEVANELDDIVGTFYTYTLPAALVPLKMRKEGK; from the coding sequence ATGGCAGACAAAGTTAAACTAGGAAACGTTTGGCTCAGTGTATGTTCTGGATGTGAATTATCTATTGCTGATATACATGAAGCCATAGTAGATGTTCTGGGATTAGCAGATTTCGAATTCATGCCCGTTCTCATGGATGTCAAATATGATGAATGGACCGATGTGGACGTTGCCATAGTAACTGGTGGAATAAGGAATGAAGAAAACAGGGAACTGGCACTCAAAGTAAGGGAAAAAGCCAAAGTTGTCATTGGTTATGGTACTTGTGCTGCTTACGGAGGAGTCTTTGGACTGGGAAACCTACACACAGTTGATGACTTGACTCAAGAAGCTTACATAAACTCCGAAAGTACACACAATGATGCAGGGATCATACCCAGCGAAGGAGTACCCCATCTGGAAAGTAGGGTAAGACCATTAACTGATGTAATTGATGTTGATTTACTTTTACCTGGATGTCCACCACGGTCTGATCTGGTGGCTCAAATCGTTATGGCTCTCTTAAAAGGAGAAGAACTACCAGAAATACCAAAAACTAACCTTTGCGAAGTTTGTCCAAGAGAAAAACCACCAGAAGGAATGGCTATGGACAAAATCATCCGACAGTTCGAGCTGGGAGAACCAGACCCAGAAATGTGCCTGGTGCCTCAGGGACTAGTCTGTATGGGACCAGCAACTACTTCCATCTGCGGTGCTGAATGCCCCAGTATTGGTATTAAATGCCAGGGATGCTACGGACCTACCTTCAACGTAGTAGACCAGGGTGCGAAAATGATCAGTGCCATCGGTTCTGACTTCGGTGTGGAACGCGATAAAACTGTGGACCCTGAAGAAGTAGCCAATGAACTGGACGATATTGTTGGAACTTTCTATACCTACACACTCCCAGCGGCTCTTGTGCCCCTTAAAATGAGAAAGGAGGGTAAATAA